From a region of the Aegilops tauschii chloroplast, complete genome genome:
- the ndhI gene encoding NADH-plastoquinone oxidoreductase subunit I: MFPMVTGFMSYGQQTIRATRYIGQSFITTLSHTNRLPITIHYPYEKSITPERFRGRIHFEFDKCIACEVCVRVCPIDLPVVDWRFEKDIKRKQLLNYSIDFGVCIFCGNCVEYCPTSCLSMTEEYELSTYDRHELNYNQIALSRLPISIMGDYTIQTIRNSSESKINKEKSSNSRTITDY, from the coding sequence ATGTTCCCTATGGTAACTGGGTTCATGAGTTATGGTCAACAAACAATACGTGCTACAAGGTACATAGGTCAAAGTTTCATAACTACCTTATCCCACACAAATCGTTTACCTATAACGATTCACTACCCTTATGAAAAATCAATTACACCAGAGCGTTTCCGAGGGCGAATCCACTTTGAATTTGATAAATGTATTGCTTGTGAAGTATGTGTTCGCGTATGTCCGATAGATTTACCCGTTGTGGATTGGAGATTTGAAAAGGATATTAAAAGAAAACAATTGCTTAATTATAGTATTGATTTCGGAGTTTGTATATTTTGTGGCAATTGTGTTGAGTACTGTCCAACAAGCTGTTTATCAATGACTGAAGAATATGAACTTTCTACCTATGATCGTCATGAATTGAATTACAATCAAATTGCTTTAAGTCGGTTACCAATCTCCATAATGGGAGATTACACAATTCAAACAATTAGGAATTCGTCTGAAAGTAAAATAAACAAAGAAAAATCTTCGAATTCAAGAACGATTACTGATTACTAA
- the ndhA gene encoding NADH-plastoquinone oxidoreductase subunit 1 — translation MIIDRVEVETINSFSKLELLKEVYGLISILPILTLLLGITIEVLVIVWLEREISASIQQRIGPEYAGPLGLLQAIADGTKLLLKEDILPSRGDISLFSIGPSIAVISVLLSFLVIPLGYHFVLADLSIGVFLWIAISSIAPIGLLMAGYSSNNKYSFSGGLRAAAQSISYEIPLTFCVLAISLLSNSSSTVDIVEAQSKYGFFGWNIWRQPIGFLVFLISSLAECERLPFDLPEAEEELVAGYQTEYSGIKYGLFYLVSYLNLLVSSLFVTVLYLGGWNLSIPYISFFDFFQMNKAVGILEMTMGIFITLTKAYLFLFISITIRWTLPRMRMDQLLNLGWKFLLPISLGNLLLTTSSQLVSL, via the exons CTATGGACTGATATCGATTCTACCCATTTTGACCCTCCTTTTGGGAATAACAATAGAGGTACTCGTAATTGTGTGGTTAGAAAGAGAAATATCTGCGTCGATACAACAACGTATTGGTCCTGAATATGCTGGCCCCCTGGGCCTGCTTCAAGCTATAGCAGATGGGACTAAGCTACTTTTAAAAGAAGATATTCTGCCATCCCGAGGAGATATTTCTTTATTTAGCATTGGACCCTCTATAGCAGTCATATCAGTTTTATTAAGTTTTTTAGTTATCCCTTTGGGATATCATTTTGTTTTAGCCGATCTTAGTATTGGTGTTTTTTTATGGATTGCCATTTCAAGTATAGCTCCTATTGGTCTTCTTATGGCAGGATATAGCTCAAATAATAAATATTCTTTTTCAGGCGGTCTACGAGCTGCTGCTCAATCCATTAGTTATGAAATACCATTAACTTTTTGTGTGCTAGCAATATCTCTA TTATCTAACAGTTCAAGTACAGTTGATATAGTTGAAGCACAGTCAAAATACGGTTTTTTTGGATGGAATATTTGGCGTCAGCCTATAGGTTTTCTGGTTTTTTTAATTTCTTCTTTGGCAGAATGTGAAAGATTACCCTTTGATTTACCAGAAGCGGAGGAAGAATTAGTAGCAGGTTACCAAACTGAATATTCCGGTATCAAATATGGTTTATTTTATCTTGTTTCTTACCTAAATTTATTAGTTTCTTCTTTATTTGTAACAGTTCTCTACTTGGGCGGGTGGAATTTATCTATTCCCTATATATCCTTTTTTGATTTTTTCCAAATGAATAAAGCAGTTGGAATTTTGGAAATGACAATGGGTATATTTATTACATTAACTAAAGCTTATTTATTTCTCTTCATTTCTATCACAATAAGATGGACTTTACCGAGGATGAGAATGGATCAGTTATTAAATCTTGGATGGAAATTTCTTTTACCTATTTCCCTGGGCAATCTCTTATTAACAACCTCTTCTCAACTTGTTTCACTATAA